The Nitrospira lenta DNA window TTCCGTCTTCTCCACCGCCGTCAGCAGACGCAATCCACCGCCAATCTGATACTCATTCATCAACACACACTCCTACGATCTATAGTTCGATGGCAGGATAACGAGGGGGCGGACAAAATTGCAAGCAGCACTCGCCCAGCTGAAACGTTGAATCGGTTTAGACGAGACTCTACCTACTCGAAGAACATCTGGAACGTGGCGGGGAGAGCGGTCGGGGTGATAAGGGCGCTGCGGACGAGAATGCCGGGGCTGTCCGTCGCCAATGCCGTGCCGGTGATCGAGACAGTGACGGACGCACAGAGTATCAGCACACAGGCCGCAATCGACATGACTCTTAGAAACGCCATCTACTTCATCGTAGATCTTTCAATACCGAGTTGAACTCATTCTGAGACCGAGGCGCAGGGGCGCTTCTCACACTTCCTCCAAGTAACGCTCAATCATCTTCTCTGCGATGGTACCCTCCCCAACCCCGGATGCTACTCGCTTAATCGAACCATGCCGCGCATCGCCTGCGACAAAGATTCCTGGCACGCTGGTTTCCAGCAAATAGGGCATTCTTGCCAGTGGCCACTCAGCGGGCAACCGGTCATCCCGAATCAAATCGGGACCGGCTAAGATAAACCCATGCTCATCACGAAGGACGGTCTCCTTGAGCCAGTCGGTATGCGGCTGGGCGCCGATGAGAATAAACAGCGACTGCGCCGACACGGTACGGCAGTCCTGCGTTGTCGTGTGTCGGAGCATCAAGGATTCAAGCCGAGACGTCCCATGGGCTTCGGCCACCTCAACGTTCATTTCGACACAAATATTGGCCGTTTGGTTAATCCGCTCGACAAGATAGTGAGACATCGTCTGTGTCAGTGAGTCGCCACGCACGAGCATGGTGACCTGGCTCGCATACCGTGCAAAGTGAATCGCCGCTTGCCCCGCAGAATTGGCGCCTCCGGTGATGTAGACATCCTCGTCCTTGCACGCAAGGACTTCCGTCATACCCGCGCCATAATACACACCCGCCCCCATCAAGTTGGCTGCACCGGGTACATCGAGTGTTCGATAGGACACCCCGGTCGTAATGAGGACGGTCTTCCCGCTGAGCTCACTGCCGTCAGCAAGCGTAACGATCCGTGCAGGGCCAGCCACACGAACACTGACGGCCTCCTGCGGATGCAATAACTCGACACCGAATCGTTGCACTTGCGTCAACGCCCGTCGAGCCAGATCTTGGCCGCTGAGCCCGGCCGGGAACCCAAGATAGTTCTCGATCCGAGAACTCATACTGGCCTGTCCACCTGGCGCTTCACGTTCGACCAACACGGTCTTGAGCCCTTCAGAGCCGCCGTAAACGGCCGCGGCTAATCCGGCGGGCCCGGCGCCAATAATGATCACGTCATAAAACGGTTGTTCGGCCTTCATTCGAAAGCCAACTTTCTCTGCAACTTGGAACGTGGTCGGCTGAATGAGCGACGACCCATCGGGAAACACCACCGCGGGCAATTGATCTTCACTGGCATGGATGGATTGAAGCAGCGAACGCGTCTCCGCGTGCTTCTCAATATCCAGCCATTGATAGGGGACTTGGTTCTTTCCCAAGAATTCTTTGATCTGATGGGTGTGAGGCGACCAGCGATGCCCCACCACGCGAATCCCTTGGAACGGAGCTTTAAATGAGGCCTTCCAGTCATCCAACAGATCGTCGATGATCGGGTACAGACGCTCTTCCGGCGGATGCCAGGGTTTCAGCAAATAATAATCGACTTGCGCATCATTGATGGCGCGGATCGCCGCATCCGTATCGGCGTACGCCGTCAACAAGACGCGTTTCGCGTCGGGATAAAACGCACTGGCCTCCGCCAAAAATTCTATCCCCGTCATCTTCGGCATCCGTTGATCCACCAACAACAGCGCAACTGCTTCATTCCGAAGCTTGAGCTGTTCCAGCGAGGCGAGCGCATCCGCCCCCGACTCAGCGCGGAGGATCCGGTACTGTTCTCCGTATTTTTGACGGAGGTCTCGCTCGATCGCACGCGAGACTTGGGGATCGTCATCCACTGTGACAAGAAACGATTTCATGGGCTGTTCTCCACAACGCCTGTTTGGTTCGGAGTTGGTTTGATCTAGCGTGCTTGGTCGGCAGCAGTGTTGCGCGTCATCGGCAGGCGGATACAGAACATGGTGTGGCCTGGCTTCGATTCGAAATCAATCGTTCCTCCATGGCGGAGGGCCACAATACGATAGCTGATGATCAACCCAAGCCCGGTCCCTTTACCAATCTCCTTCGTGGTGAAAAATGGCTCGAAGAGATGCGGCTGAATGTCCTCGGGAATCCCCGGTCCGTTGTCGTGGATTTCCACGACAAGCTGATGATCCTCTCGCCGCGTGTGGATCCGAACCTCTCCCTTCCCATTCACCGCATCAATCGCGTTATCGATAAGATTGGTCCACACCTGGTTTAACTCATTCCCATAGGCGGGAATCAGGGGAAGCGATCGATCATACTCACGCTGCACGGTGATCCCTTTTAATTTATGAGACAGCATGGTGAGCGTGCTTTCGAGCCCTTCATGGATATCGATGTCTCGAAGGGGCGCACGACCTTCGTAAGAATACGCCTTCACCGCGTCGACAAGCTCCGCGATACGCACAGTGCTCTGCTCAACCTGTTGAGTCAATTCTTGAAGCGACAGGATCCCTGCAATCCATCCCAGCACGTCGCCAATGGCCTCCTGAGGAACCCGCTGGCCCACGTCCTCCAGCCAGTCGCGATCAAGTCCTGCATTCACCAAGTCGCTCACGAGCTTCCACGCATCGGCGATACGATGCTGTTCAAGCCACTCCAACACCTCGGCTTCTCGATCGTTTCGCGTGAGCGGATCCAGCGCGATGGTGAGCCCGACCCGGGACGTCATCTCACGCAGGATGTGTGCGACGGCGTCGGATTGCGTGGCCGACAACTGTTGTTTATTCAAGCGACAGGCGAGGGAAGGGAGACGGCCGGCAACCGTGTGTAACTCGGAAGCCGCCCGTCGAGCCGCCGCAGCCGGGTTGTTCAATTCATGGGCCAAGCCGGCCGCCATAGTTCCGAGAGACACGAGCTTCTCACGTTGCTGCGAAAAGCTTTCCAGCGCTCGTAACCGGACCGCCAGTGTGCGCAAGATTTCCTTCGCCACGGCCGGGCACAGACGCAGCAATGCCGAAAAGTGTTCTTTTGAAAAACGAAGCAGCCGACAGGAGGTGCGCGCGCACACATCGACAAGGCACGGCACATCCATGACCAACTCCACCTCACCGAAAAACCATCCCGACGTCTTGACGATCGTTGCGACTTCTCGACTCTCATGCGTCAGAGTGATGCGAACCTCCCCTTCGAGGACCACATCAAAAAAAGTGCCGACATCCCCTTTTCTCGCAATGACCTCACCGGCGGGCACAACGATCTCTTCCCCCAACTCAACGCAACGACTTTCCTCCGGGGAAAGCTCGGCGAACAACGGGATGTATCGCAAGGCATCAATGTTCATGTACACCGTCCATGACAAATTTTAATACTGTGTTCCAACTCGTTGGTCGTTTGCAAGAGTGCTCCGTCACACAAGACCAGACTCAGACCTTGCCATCACACATACCCATACACGGCAGATGATACCTTGGGAGACTTCGTTGCAAACTCGCCCAAGGGAGTGCGTCTAGCACAAGTTCACGGGCCATCATCGGTTGCGTTGCCCAGCCGACAATGCGGCGGGAGTCCCCGTCCTGCACGACGGCAAGAAAGAACTAGCCTTCCCGCGTGCGCACGTACGTCATGTCAGTGACCCAGGCTGTGTTCGGTCGTTTGACCGTACAACCGCGTTGCAACATATTGGGCGTTAGATGTGACGTGAGGCCTCTGACGTAGCAGGGCGCTTGGTAGCCGTGCAGAGCGGTTATGTTATTTGCCCGCATAATTCGAGCGACACGATGCGTGCTCCAAGCTTTGCCTGGTCCTCGTAAATCGAGAAAGATACGCAAGGCACCGTAGAGGCTGTGCGGATCAGACCGAGCAGCCGCTGATTCTCCAACGCTCAATCGGATCGGTGATCTGCGCAAGCTTACCCCCGTTGTAGGTGAGCGTGAGGGCGCAGCCGCCCGGGTCGAGGATCTGATGGAGCTACGCGCCGCTGCGGATGACCGTCGCCGTATTGCCGTTCCGATCGGTAATGCTAGAAATACCCTTCCTACGAACAGGCCATTGATTGCCCCCAATATTTGGGGTGCTACCGTGCAGTTCCTGACACCAGCTCTTTCAGCCGATTCAGATCGATGGCCTCTACGCGATGGCCGTCGCGCCCTGTGACGGTGGTGGCCATGGTGAGGGCATTGAGAATCGCTTCTTCGGTCGCTTCGACCGTGGCGGCGATCATCGGATTCAGATGGGTGTCGGCTAGATGGGTCAGTGTATAGGTGGGTTCTTTGGGATAATGGGGAATAACGTTGGCGGTGGAGAAGGCAAGGATGAAATCGCCGCTGCCATGGCGCGCGGTCGAACCCGTGCGGGCGAGGCCAAGTGCGGCACGTTTGGCCAATCTCGTGAGCTGGCGACCGTCGAGCGGCGCATCGGTGGCGATGACAATAATGATTGAGCCCTCGCTCTGGCCTGGCGAAAGGGCTTCCGCGACCGCTTTGGGCGCGTCATACCGCTTCCCGACCGGCACGCCTCCCACAACGAGTTCCGGTCTCCGACCGTGGTTCGCATTGACCAAGGCGCCGATCGTATAACCGCCTTCCTTTTCAGGCAGCGTGCGTGAGGCCGTTCCGATGCCGCCTTTAAATCCATACGAAACCATACCCGTGCCGGCACCGACGGTGCCTTCTTTGACCGGGCCACTGGTCGCGCCATCGAGCGCGGCGATGACATCCTGCTCAGACACGTGGCGGCCTTGGATGTCATTCAGGCGTCCGTCGTCACATTCGGCGACG harbors:
- a CDS encoding P1 family peptidase, whose product is MRSRHALLAAAVCIAVGGGWPIAGAAEGADARQRVRDLGVVIGNYPPGSFNAITDVPGVKVGQQTLISGEGALKPGQGPVRTGVTVIIPRDDVWRKKVAAGSFVLNGTGEMTGLAWVAESGFLEYPIALTNTLNVPRVANGVMSWMIAHYPAIGIEDDTLTPVVAECDDGRLNDIQGRHVSEQDVIAALDGATSGPVKEGTVGAGTGMVSYGFKGGIGTASRTLPEKEGGYTIGALVNANHGRRPELVVGGVPVGKRYDAPKAVAEALSPGQSEGSIIIVIATDAPLDGRQLTRLAKRAALGLARTGSTARHGSGDFILAFSTANVIPHYPKEPTYTLTHLADTHLNPMIAATVEATEEAILNALTMATTVTGRDGHRVEAIDLNRLKELVSGTAR
- a CDS encoding response regulator — encoded protein: MKSFLVTVDDDPQVSRAIERDLRQKYGEQYRILRAESGADALASLEQLKLRNEAVALLLVDQRMPKMTGIEFLAEASAFYPDAKRVLLTAYADTDAAIRAINDAQVDYYLLKPWHPPEERLYPIIDDLLDDWKASFKAPFQGIRVVGHRWSPHTHQIKEFLGKNQVPYQWLDIEKHAETRSLLQSIHASEDQLPAVVFPDGSSLIQPTTFQVAEKVGFRMKAEQPFYDVIIIGAGPAGLAAAVYGGSEGLKTVLVEREAPGGQASMSSRIENYLGFPAGLSGQDLARRALTQVQRFGVELLHPQEAVSVRVAGPARIVTLADGSELSGKTVLITTGVSYRTLDVPGAANLMGAGVYYGAGMTEVLACKDEDVYITGGANSAGQAAIHFARYASQVTMLVRGDSLTQTMSHYLVERINQTANICVEMNVEVAEAHGTSRLESLMLRHTTTQDCRTVSAQSLFILIGAQPHTDWLKETVLRDEHGFILAGPDLIRDDRLPAEWPLARMPYLLETSVPGIFVAGDARHGSIKRVASGVGEGTIAEKMIERYLEEV
- a CDS encoding sensor histidine kinase, whose translation is MNIDALRYIPLFAELSPEESRCVELGEEIVVPAGEVIARKGDVGTFFDVVLEGEVRITLTHESREVATIVKTSGWFFGEVELVMDVPCLVDVCARTSCRLLRFSKEHFSALLRLCPAVAKEILRTLAVRLRALESFSQQREKLVSLGTMAAGLAHELNNPAAAARRAASELHTVAGRLPSLACRLNKQQLSATQSDAVAHILREMTSRVGLTIALDPLTRNDREAEVLEWLEQHRIADAWKLVSDLVNAGLDRDWLEDVGQRVPQEAIGDVLGWIAGILSLQELTQQVEQSTVRIAELVDAVKAYSYEGRAPLRDIDIHEGLESTLTMLSHKLKGITVQREYDRSLPLIPAYGNELNQVWTNLIDNAIDAVNGKGEVRIHTRREDHQLVVEIHDNGPGIPEDIQPHLFEPFFTTKEIGKGTGLGLIISYRIVALRHGGTIDFESKPGHTMFCIRLPMTRNTAADQAR